A genomic region of Cydia amplana chromosome 27, ilCydAmpl1.1, whole genome shotgun sequence contains the following coding sequences:
- the LOC134660443 gene encoding ribosomal RNA processing protein 1 homolog, with product MKVTDKSNEKKRKIKKKPIDKTKKQQVLVVAQEIKFARLLSGNEKKTRDRVLRALKKWLVNCFEKNYEFKEDDFTRVWKGLFYAVWMSDKPLVQEDLCESIAGILDLFPTEQLSNAMLLTKAGFKMLATEWFGIDQHRIDKFLMLVRRYLRGALRCVHRSGWSEVACTQFANMLSGKDGLLALKTPLYARNANSLLIHIADCYLEEISKVSSGEISPESLVILLRPFVAYLSQGSAPALCIASRRVLTELLKHGDPERPWAIVAVSYLNKFVGSAHVPGVGDISPESLVVLLRPFVAYLSQGSAPAVCVASRRVLTELLKHGDTEDTDDADDDDEQDSEQEDAGDEENDNGEEVMTNGALDPRAGRVDVVLHPLPVPAVELVAALKHHLAQAKGAGNRRARRCIQLHKVHDGIVAGPSLRPTKAAKALRALEKKLVANGDELALRVAGPSLRPTKAAKALRALEKKLVANGDELALRVAGPSLRPTKAAKALRALEKKLVANGDELALRVAGPSLRPTKAAKALRALEKKLVANGDELALRGLSRKHRKRLLAKSRAGLSIVEDVQTARQTHNTSNGGWQVEETGEVIKNKTKRKRANKEIDTGPKIKKQKLNKLDNTGNRETKGKNNVKKQKNDKVVDKVKNNVKPVKNDVKHSVKKVKNSVDAKNNVKVKAGVKATNEVKVKDSVNVVKVKDSVNVVKVKDSVNVVKVKDSVNVVKASVRNVNVKGSADKKENKLSKKEKTKGAKGSEAKLLVNNKVKKFRKQDKNNSLNMSTPKKVKFVLKNNSMQGTVDYYKSIRESPSIPYDGSKRPSKTNLKVSTPSPINPFFKKKMTRRASFGTQIVF from the exons AATTTAAGGAAGATGACTTCACAAGAGTGTGGAAAGGCCTATTCTATGCTGTATGGATGTCAGACAAACCTCTCGTTCag GAAGACCTCTGTGAAAGCATCGCCGGCATCCTGGACCTGTTCCCGACGGAGCAGCTCTCCAACGCCATGCTGCTCACCAAGGCGGGCTTCAAGATGCTGGCCACGGAGTGGTTCGGGATAGATCAGCACCGGATTGATAAGTTTCTTATG TTGGTGCGTCGCTACCTGCGCGGCGCCCTGCGCTGCGTGCACCGCAGTGGCTGGAGCGAGGTCGCCTGCACCCAGTTTGCCAACATGCTCTCCGGCAAGGATG GCTTGCTGGCGCTGAAAACGCCCCTGTACGCGCGCAACGCCAACTCGCTGCTCATACACATCGCAGATTGTTATCTGGAAGAAATCTCCAAG GTGTCATCCGGAGAGATATCCCCGGAGTCCCTGGTGATCCTACTGCGGCCGTTCGTGGCGTACCTGAGCCAGGGCTCCGCCCCGGCACTGTGCATCGCTTCCAGGAGGGTACTTACTGAGTTGCTCAAACACGGAGATCCAGAG CGCCCGTGGGCTATAGTAGCCGTTTCCTATTTAAATAAGTTTGTCGGCTCCGCGCATGTGCCAGGTGTTGGAGATATATCCCCGGAGTCCCTGGTGGTGCTACTGCGGCCGTTCGTGGCGTACCTGAGCCAGGGCTCCGCCCCGGCAGTGTGCGTCGCTTCCAGGAGGGTACTTACTGAGTTGCTCAAACACGGAGACACCGAG gATACAGATGacgctgatgatgatgatgaacagGATTCAGAGCAAGAAGACGCTGGTGATGAAGAAAACGATAATGGTGAAGAAGTGATGACGAATGG AGCCCTGGACCCCCGCGCGGGCCGCGTGGACGTAGTCCTGCACCCGTTACCAGTGCCGGCGGTTGAACTAGTCGCGGCGCTCAAACACCACCTAGCACAAGCCAAGGGCGCCGGCAACCGCCGCGCGCGACGCTGCATACAACT gcataaggtccacgatGGAATAGTCGCGGGTCCGTCCCTGAGGCCCACCAAGGCGGCCAAGGCTCTGCGGGCGCTTGAGAAGAAACTAGTCGCCAACGGAGACGAACTGGCCTTGAGAG TCGCGGGTCCGTCCCTGAGGCCCACCAAGGCGGCCAAGGCTCTGCGGGCGCTTGAGAAGAAACTAGTCGCCAACGGAGACGAACTGGCCTTGAGAG TCGCGGGTCCGTCCCTGAGGCCCACCAAGGCGGCCAAGGCTCTGCGGGCGCTTGAGAAGAAACTAGTCGCCAACGGAGACGAACTGGCCTTGAGAG TCGCGGGTCCGTCCCTGAGGCCCACCAAGGCGGCCAAGGCTCTGCGGGCGCTTGAGAAGAAACTAGTCGCCAACGGAGACGAACTGGCCTTGAGAG GTCTGAGCCGGAAGCACCGGAAGCGGCTGCTGGCCAAGTCCCGCGCCGGTCTGTCCATCGTGGAGGACGTacagacagccagacagacacACAACACTTCG AACGGCGGTTGGCAAGTTGAAGAGACCGGAGAAGTAATCAAAAATAAGACGAAACGGAAACGGGCCAACAAAGAGATCGATACGGGGCCCAAAATAAAGAAACAGAAACTCAACAAACTAGACAACACGGGAAACCGGGAGACAAAAGGGAAAAACAATGTTAAGAAACAGAAAAATGATAAGGTAGTCGacaaagttaaaaataatgttaaaccAGTGAAAAATGATGTTAAACATAGTGTTAAGAAAGTTAAAAATAGTGTTGACGCTAAGAATAATGTTAAAGTGAAAGCCGGTGTTAAAGCAACAAATGAAGTTAAAGTTAAAGATAGTGTTAACGTAGTTAAAGTTAAAGATAGTGTTAACGTAGTTAAAGTTAAAGATAGTGTTAACGTAGTTAAAGTTAAAGATAGTGTTAACGTAGTTAAAGCTAGTGTTAGAAATGTTAATGTTAAAGGGAGTGCtgataaaaaagaaaataaattaagtaaaaaagaaaaaactaaagGCGCTAAAGGTAGCGAAGCTAAATTGCTAGTTAATAACAAAGTTAAGAAATTTCGAAAGCAAGATAAGAATAACAGTTTAAATATGTCTACGCCAAAAAAGGTGAAATTCGTGTTGAAAAACAACTCGATGCAAGGAACGGTGGATTATTATAAGAGTATACGGGAAAGTCCCAGTATTCCTTACGACGGTTCTAAAAGGCCTTCCAAGACAAACTTAAAGGTATCGACGCCATCACCGATCAATCCCTTTTTTAAGAAGAAAATGACTAGAAGAGCGAGTTTTGGAACGCAAATTGTGTTTTAA